A single region of the Pseudomonas granadensis genome encodes:
- the rapA gene encoding RNA polymerase-associated protein RapA, with translation MAQQYQPGQRWISDSEAELGLGTVLAQDGRLLTVLYPATGETRQYALRNAPLTRVRFSPGDSITHFEGWKMTVQQVDDVDGLMVYHGLNAQNEAVTLPETQLSNFIQFRLASDRLFAGQIDPLPWFSLRYNTLEHTSRQLQSSLWGLGGVRAQPIAHQLHIAREVADRIAPRVLLADEVGLGKTIEAGLVIHRQLLSGRANRVLILVPENLQHQWLVEMRRRFNLQVALFDEERFIESDATNPFEDTQLALVALEWLVDDEKAQDALFAAGWDLLVVDEAHHLVWHEEKASPEYSLVEQLAEVIPGVLLLTATPEQLGQDSHFARLRLLDPNRFHDLAAFRAESDNYRPVAEAVQELLDKGRLSPAAHKTIHGFLGNEGEALLTAVNDGDTEASARLVRELLDRHGTGRVLFRNTRAAVQGFPERKLHPYPLPCPDEYLELPLGEHAELYPEVSFQSQPEASEEERWWKFDPRVEWLIDQLKMLKRTKVLVICAHAETAMDLEDALRVRSGIPATVFHEGMNILERDRAAAYFADEEFGAQVLICSEIGSEGRNFQFAHHLVLFDLPSHPDLLEQRIGRLDRIGQKHIIELHVPYLETSPQERLFQWYHEALNAFLNTCPTGNALQHQFGPRLLPLLEEADDGEWQALIDEARAERERLEAELHTGRDRLLELNSGGAGEGEALVEAILEQDDQFALPIYMETLFDAFGIDSEDHSENALILKPSEKMLDASFPLGDDEGVTITYDRNQALSREDMQFITWEHPMVQGGMDLVLSGSMGNTAVALIKNKALKPGTVLLELLYVSEVVAPRSLQLGRYLPPAALRCLLDANGNDLSPRVSFETLNDQLESVPRASANKFIQAQRDQLTPRINAGEDKIAPRHAERVAEARRRLAADTDEELARLTALQAVNPTVRDSELEALRTQREQGLAMLDKAALRLEAIRVLVAG, from the coding sequence ATGGCGCAGCAGTATCAACCGGGGCAACGCTGGATCAGTGACAGCGAAGCAGAGCTTGGTTTAGGCACCGTTCTGGCACAGGACGGCCGCTTGTTGACCGTGCTTTACCCGGCCACTGGCGAAACCCGCCAGTACGCGCTACGGAATGCGCCCCTGACCCGCGTGCGGTTCTCGCCGGGTGATAGCATCACCCACTTCGAAGGCTGGAAGATGACCGTGCAGCAAGTCGACGACGTCGACGGGCTGATGGTCTATCACGGTCTCAACGCGCAGAACGAAGCCGTCACCCTGCCGGAAACCCAGCTGTCGAACTTCATTCAGTTCCGTCTGGCCAGCGACCGTCTGTTCGCCGGCCAGATCGATCCTCTGCCGTGGTTCTCCCTGCGCTACAACACCCTGGAACACACCAGCCGCCAGTTGCAATCCTCGCTCTGGGGCCTGGGTGGCGTTCGCGCACAACCGATTGCGCACCAGTTGCACATCGCCCGGGAAGTCGCCGACCGCATCGCGCCGCGGGTACTGCTGGCGGACGAAGTGGGTCTGGGCAAAACCATCGAAGCCGGCCTGGTGATCCATCGCCAACTGCTGTCCGGCCGCGCCAACCGCGTGCTGATCCTCGTTCCGGAAAACCTCCAGCACCAATGGCTGGTGGAGATGCGCCGCCGTTTCAACCTGCAGGTCGCGCTGTTCGACGAAGAACGCTTCATTGAAAGCGATGCCACCAACCCGTTCGAAGACACGCAATTGGCGCTGGTCGCGCTGGAATGGCTGGTCGACGATGAAAAGGCGCAGGACGCACTGTTCGCCGCCGGGTGGGATCTGCTGGTGGTCGACGAAGCCCACCACCTGGTCTGGCACGAAGAAAAAGCCAGCCCGGAATACTCGCTGGTTGAGCAACTGGCTGAGGTCATTCCCGGCGTGCTGCTGCTCACCGCCACCCCGGAACAACTCGGTCAGGACAGCCACTTCGCCCGTCTGCGCCTGCTCGACCCGAACCGTTTCCACGACCTGGCGGCGTTCCGCGCCGAAAGCGACAACTATCGCCCGGTCGCCGAAGCGGTTCAGGAACTGCTCGACAAGGGCCGTCTCTCGCCCGCAGCGCACAAGACCATTCACGGTTTCCTCGGCAACGAAGGCGAAGCCTTGCTGACCGCGGTCAACGATGGCGACACCGAAGCCAGCGCGCGTCTGGTGCGTGAACTGCTCGATCGCCACGGCACTGGCCGCGTGCTGTTCCGTAACACTCGTGCTGCCGTGCAGGGTTTCCCGGAGCGCAAGCTGCACCCGTATCCGCTGCCATGCCCCGACGAATACCTCGAATTGCCGTTGGGCGAGCATGCCGAGCTGTACCCGGAAGTCAGCTTCCAGTCCCAGCCGGAGGCCAGCGAAGAAGAACGCTGGTGGAAATTCGACCCGCGCGTCGAGTGGCTGATCGATCAGCTGAAAATGCTCAAGCGCACCAAAGTGCTGGTGATCTGCGCCCACGCCGAAACCGCGATGGATCTGGAAGACGCCCTGCGCGTGCGTTCCGGCATCCCGGCCACGGTGTTCCACGAAGGCATGAACATCCTTGAACGTGACCGCGCCGCGGCCTACTTCGCCGACGAAGAGTTCGGCGCGCAGGTGCTGATCTGCTCGGAAATCGGCAGTGAAGGTCGCAACTTCCAGTTTGCTCACCACTTGGTGCTGTTTGATCTGCCGTCGCACCCGGACCTGCTCGAGCAGCGCATCGGTCGTCTCGACCGGATCGGCCAGAAGCACATCATCGAACTGCACGTGCCGTATCTGGAAACCAGTCCGCAAGAGCGCCTGTTCCAGTGGTACCACGAAGCGCTGAACGCATTCCTCAATACCTGCCCGACCGGCAACGCCTTGCAGCATCAGTTCGGCCCGCGCCTGCTGCCGCTGCTCGAAGAGGCCGACGACGGTGAGTGGCAAGCGCTGATCGACGAAGCACGCGCCGAGCGTGAGCGTCTGGAAGCCGAGCTGCACACTGGTCGCGACCGTCTGCTGGAGCTCAACTCCGGTGGCGCTGGCGAAGGTGAAGCGCTGGTCGAGGCGATCCTTGAGCAGGACGACCAGTTCGCCCTGCCGATCTACATGGAAACCCTGTTCGACGCGTTTGGCATCGACAGCGAAGACCATTCGGAAAACGCCCTGATCCTCAAGCCGAGCGAGAAGATGCTCGACGCCAGCTTCCCGCTGGGCGACGACGAAGGCGTGACCATCACCTACGACCGTAACCAGGCGCTGTCGCGTGAGGACATGCAGTTCATCACCTGGGAACACCCGATGGTGCAGGGCGGCATGGACCTGGTGTTGTCCGGTTCGATGGGCAACACCGCCGTCGCGCTGATCAAGAACAAGGCGTTGAAACCGGGCACCGTGTTGCTGGAACTGCTGTATGTCAGCGAAGTGGTCGCACCGCGTTCGCTGCAACTGGGCCGCTACCTGCCGCCGGCGGCGCTGCGCTGCCTGCTCGATGCCAACGGTAACGACCTGTCGCCACGGGTGTCCTTCGAAACCCTTAACGATCAGCTGGAAAGCGTGCCGCGCGCCAGCGCCAACAAGTTCATCCAGGCCCAGCGCGATCAGCTGACGCCGCGGATCAACGCCGGCGAAGACAAGATCGCCCCGCGTCACGCCGAGCGCGTGGCCGAGGCGCGTCGTCGTCTGGCCGCCGACACCGACGAAGAACTGGCGCGCCTGACCGCGTTGCAAGCGGTCAACCCGACCGTGCGTGACAGCGAACTGGAAGCGTTGCGCACTCAGCGTGAGCAGGGTCTGGCGATGCTGGATAAAGCGGCGCTGCGTCTGGAAGCGATTCGGGTGTTGGTGGCGGGCTAA
- a CDS encoding aspartate-semialdehyde dehydrogenase, whose amino-acid sequence MLPPMLPLSAVPITSQQDPIRQRPDIPPVVPVQESSNESTIDLQKRNPEEDGLLLREEQRRQQERERRRREADEDPEEHLAVPGTELNADNTVPVVPLMDDQPRQGLWVDIEI is encoded by the coding sequence ATGTTGCCACCGATGCTCCCCTTGAGCGCCGTGCCGATCACTTCCCAGCAGGATCCGATCCGCCAGCGGCCGGACATCCCTCCGGTGGTGCCGGTGCAGGAAAGCTCCAACGAAAGCACGATCGATCTGCAAAAACGCAATCCCGAAGAGGATGGCCTGTTGCTGCGCGAGGAACAGCGCCGCCAGCAGGAGCGCGAGCGTCGGCGTCGCGAGGCCGATGAAGACCCGGAAGAACATCTGGCTGTACCCGGTACCGAACTCAATGCCGACAACACCGTGCCAGTGGTACCGCTGATGGACGATCAGCCGCGTCAGGGGTTGTGGGTCGATATCGAGATTTGA
- the ccoM gene encoding cytochrome c oxidase subunit CcoM yields the protein MFFDNVVFAGVLTVGLMVLFFAGFGFFIWKDAHKRRK from the coding sequence ATGTTTTTCGATAACGTGGTGTTTGCCGGGGTCCTGACGGTTGGGCTGATGGTGCTGTTTTTTGCAGGGTTTGGATTTTTTATCTGGAAGGATGCGCATAAGCGGCGCAAGTGA
- a CDS encoding inorganic phosphate transporter — translation MIDLFSGLDAWVLVSLLLALTFVLAFEFINGFHDTANAVATVIYTKAMPPHLAVFFSGVFNFLGVLLGGVGVAYAIVHLLPVELLINVNTGHGLAMVFSLLAAAIAWNLGTWYFGIPASSSHTLIGSILGVGLANALINDIPLRDGVNWQKAIDIGASLVFSPMAGFLIAALVLIGLKWWRPLSKMHKTPEQRRKIDDKKHPPFWNRLVLVISAMAVSFVHGSNDGQKGIGLIMLVLIGIVPAQFVLDLNSTTYQIERTRDATLHLSQFYQRNADSLGEFLALGKSVEGDLPEKFRCNPQQTEPTISALLHTLKGVADYHSLPSESRIEVRRYLLCLDDTAKKVGKLPGLEAREKADLDKLRKDLTTTTEYAPFWVILAVALALGLGTMVGWKRVVLTIGEKIGKQGMTYSQGMSAQITTASLIGMANIFSLPVSTTHVLSSGVAGTMVANKSGLQGGTVKTILLAWVLTLPATVALSAGLFWLASKALGS, via the coding sequence ATGATCGATTTATTCAGCGGACTGGATGCTTGGGTGCTTGTGAGCCTCTTGCTCGCCCTGACGTTTGTCCTCGCCTTCGAGTTCATCAATGGATTTCATGACACCGCTAACGCGGTAGCCACTGTTATCTACACCAAAGCCATGCCGCCGCATCTGGCAGTGTTCTTTTCCGGCGTGTTCAATTTCCTCGGCGTGCTGCTGGGCGGCGTTGGCGTGGCGTATGCCATCGTCCACCTGCTGCCGGTGGAACTGCTGATCAATGTGAACACCGGCCATGGCCTGGCAATGGTCTTCTCGCTGCTCGCCGCGGCCATCGCCTGGAATCTGGGCACCTGGTACTTCGGTATCCCGGCTTCCAGCTCGCACACCCTGATCGGCTCAATCCTCGGTGTTGGCCTGGCCAACGCGCTGATCAACGACATCCCGTTGAGAGATGGGGTGAACTGGCAGAAAGCGATCGACATTGGCGCCTCGCTGGTGTTCTCGCCGATGGCCGGCTTCCTGATCGCCGCGCTGGTGCTGATCGGCCTGAAGTGGTGGCGCCCGCTGTCGAAGATGCACAAGACGCCGGAACAGCGCCGCAAGATCGACGACAAGAAACACCCGCCATTCTGGAACCGTCTGGTCCTGGTGATCTCGGCCATGGCCGTGAGCTTCGTGCACGGTTCCAACGATGGCCAGAAAGGCATCGGCCTGATCATGCTGGTACTGATCGGCATCGTGCCTGCGCAGTTCGTGCTCGACCTGAACAGCACCACCTACCAGATCGAACGCACTCGCGACGCGACCCTGCACCTGAGCCAGTTCTACCAGCGCAACGCCGATTCGCTGGGTGAATTCCTGGCCTTGGGCAAAAGCGTGGAAGGTGACCTGCCGGAGAAATTCCGCTGCAACCCGCAGCAGACCGAACCGACCATTTCCGCCCTTCTGCACACTCTTAAAGGTGTAGCGGACTACCACTCGCTGCCGTCGGAAAGCCGCATCGAAGTCCGTCGCTACCTGCTGTGCCTCGACGACACGGCGAAGAAAGTCGGCAAACTGCCAGGCCTCGAAGCCCGTGAAAAGGCTGATCTGGACAAGCTGCGCAAAGACCTGACCACCACCACCGAATACGCCCCGTTCTGGGTGATTCTGGCGGTCGCCCTGGCCTTGGGCCTGGGCACCATGGTGGGCTGGAAGCGCGTGGTACTGACCATTGGCGAGAAGATCGGCAAGCAAGGCATGACCTATTCCCAGGGCATGTCCGCGCAGATCACGACGGCCAGTTTGATCGGCATGGCCAACATTTTCAGCCTGCCGGTATCGACCACTCATGTGCTGTCTTCGGGTGTGGCCGGGACCATGGTTGCCAACAAGAGCGGCTTGCAGGGTGGCACGGTCAAGACCATTTTGCTGGCTTGGGTGTTGACCTTGCCAGCGACGGTGGCGCTGTCGGCCGGGTTGTTCTGGTTGGCTTCCAAGGCGTTGGGTAGTTGA
- the pcaR gene encoding pca regulon transcriptional regulator PcaR, producing the protein MNDQMRNSFTSVAPPIVASPAKRIQALTGDPDFMTSLARGLAVVQAFQERKRHLTIAQISHRTEIPRAAVRRCLHTLIKLGYATTDGRTYSLLPKVLTLGHAYLSSTPLAVSAQPYLDRMSEQLHEACNMATLEGDDILYIARSATTQRLISVDLSVGGRLPAYCTSMGRILLAALDDTSLGEYLDHAELVAKTSRTIHTPDALLACLQEVRQQGWCIVDQELEQGLRSIAVPVYDASGQVVAALNVSTHAGRVSRSELEQRFLPGLLSASRDLSAQLFA; encoded by the coding sequence ATGAACGATCAAATGCGCAATTCCTTCACTTCCGTGGCGCCGCCGATCGTCGCTTCGCCGGCCAAGCGTATCCAGGCCCTGACCGGCGATCCGGATTTCATGACCTCATTGGCCCGCGGTCTGGCGGTGGTGCAGGCTTTTCAGGAGCGCAAGCGCCACCTGACCATCGCCCAGATCAGCCACCGCACCGAGATCCCTCGCGCGGCGGTGCGCCGTTGCCTGCACACGCTGATCAAGCTCGGCTACGCCACCACCGACGGTCGCACCTATTCATTGCTGCCGAAAGTGTTGACCCTCGGCCACGCCTATTTGTCATCGACGCCGCTGGCCGTTTCTGCCCAGCCGTACCTCGATCGCATGAGCGAACAACTGCACGAAGCCTGCAACATGGCCACGCTCGAGGGCGACGACATTCTGTACATCGCCCGTTCGGCTACGACCCAGCGGCTGATTTCGGTTGACCTGTCGGTGGGCGGGCGGCTGCCGGCGTACTGCACCTCGATGGGGCGGATTCTGTTGGCGGCACTCGACGATACGTCGCTGGGCGAATACCTCGATCACGCCGAACTGGTGGCCAAGACCAGCCGCACGATCCATACCCCTGACGCCTTGCTCGCCTGCCTGCAAGAGGTGCGGCAGCAGGGCTGGTGCATCGTCGATCAGGAACTGGAGCAGGGCCTGCGCTCGATTGCGGTGCCGGTCTACGACGCGTCCGGCCAGGTGGTTGCGGCGCTCAATGTCAGCACCCACGCTGGACGAGTCAGCCGCAGCGAACTGGAGCAGCGCTTTTTGCCGGGCCTGCTCAGCGCCAGTCGCGACCTCAGTGCGCAGTTGTTTGCCTGA
- a CDS encoding MFS transporter → MNQPQSAVGNCLDVQTFINAQPISRYQWRVVILCFLIVFLDGLDTAAMGFIAPALSQDWGIDRASLGPVMSAALIGMVFGALGSGPLADRFGRKVVLVGAVLLFGAFSLASAYSTNVEQLLVLRFLTGLGLGAGMPNATTLLSEYTPERKKSLLVTSMFCGFNLGMAGGGFISAKLIPAFGWHSLLLIGGVLPLILAVVLLFWLPESARYLVVRNRGTDKVRKTLAPIDPVTVAQASSFSVPEQKTVKARNVFAVIFSGTYSTGTLLLWLTYFMGLVIVYLLTSWLPTLMRDSGASMEQAAFIGALFQFGGVLSAVGVGWAMDRFNPHKVIGTFYLLAGVFAYAVGQSLDNITLLATLVLVAGMCVNGAQSAMPSLAARFYPTQGRATGVSWMLGIGRFGAILGAWMGATLLGLGWNFEQVLTALVIPAGLATAAVVIKGMVSHADAT, encoded by the coding sequence ATGAACCAGCCTCAGTCCGCTGTGGGTAACTGCCTCGATGTGCAGACCTTCATCAATGCCCAACCGATCTCGCGCTACCAGTGGCGAGTGGTGATCCTGTGTTTCCTGATTGTCTTTCTCGATGGCCTCGACACCGCCGCCATGGGTTTCATCGCCCCGGCGTTGTCGCAGGACTGGGGTATCGACCGCGCCAGTCTCGGCCCGGTAATGAGCGCCGCGCTGATCGGCATGGTCTTCGGTGCCCTCGGTTCCGGCCCGCTGGCTGACCGCTTCGGCCGCAAAGTGGTGCTGGTCGGCGCTGTGCTGCTGTTCGGCGCTTTCAGCCTGGCCTCGGCTTACAGCACCAATGTCGAACAGCTGCTGGTGTTGCGCTTCCTGACCGGGCTCGGTCTGGGTGCGGGGATGCCGAACGCCACCACCTTGCTCTCTGAATACACCCCGGAGCGCAAGAAATCACTGCTGGTGACCAGCATGTTCTGCGGCTTCAACCTGGGCATGGCTGGCGGCGGGTTCATTTCCGCCAAACTGATTCCGGCTTTTGGCTGGCACAGCCTGCTGCTGATCGGTGGGGTGCTGCCGCTGATCCTTGCTGTGGTCCTGTTGTTCTGGCTGCCGGAATCGGCGCGTTACCTGGTAGTGCGCAACCGTGGCACCGACAAGGTGCGCAAGACGTTGGCGCCGATCGACCCGGTGACCGTGGCCCAAGCCTCGAGCTTCAGCGTGCCGGAACAGAAAACCGTCAAGGCGCGCAACGTCTTCGCGGTAATTTTCTCCGGCACCTACAGCACCGGTACCTTGCTGTTGTGGCTGACCTATTTCATGGGTCTGGTCATCGTTTACCTGCTGACCAGTTGGCTGCCGACGCTGATGCGTGACAGCGGCGCGAGCATGGAACAGGCCGCCTTCATCGGCGCGTTGTTCCAGTTCGGTGGGGTGTTGAGCGCGGTGGGAGTGGGCTGGGCCATGGACCGCTTCAACCCGCACAAGGTCATTGGCACGTTCTACCTGCTGGCCGGGGTGTTTGCCTACGCGGTAGGGCAGAGCCTGGACAACATCACCTTGCTCGCGACTTTGGTGCTGGTGGCGGGGATGTGCGTCAACGGCGCGCAATCGGCGATGCCGTCGCTGGCGGCACGCTTCTACCCGACGCAAGGCCGAGCCACCGGGGTTTCGTGGATGCTCGGGATTGGCCGCTTCGGCGCGATTCTTGGCGCGTGGATGGGCGCGACGCTGCTGGGCCTGGGCTGGAATTTCGAGCAGGTGCTGACCGCGCTGGTGATTCCGGCCGGGTTGGCAACCGCGGCGGTGGTGATCAAGGGCATGGTCAGCCATGCGGATGCCACCTGA
- a CDS encoding CoA transferase subunit A has translation MAEILSLHDAVKQFVNDGDTVALEGFTHLIPTAAGHEIIRQGKKDLTLVRMTPDLIYDQLIGAGCARKLIFSWGGNPGVGSLHRLRDAVEKQWPHALEIEEHSHADLANAYVAGASGLPFAVLRAYAGSDLPKVNPLIKTVTCPFTGEVLAAVPSVRPDVTVIHAQKADRKGNVLLWGILGVQKEAALAAKRCIVTVEEVVDDLNAPMNACVLPTWALSAVCHVPGGAHPSYAHGYTERDNRFYQAWDPIARDRETFTAWIDEYIHGCADFSEFQARLAAASEAK, from the coding sequence ATGGCTGAGATCCTTTCGCTGCACGACGCGGTGAAGCAATTCGTCAACGATGGCGACACCGTCGCGCTCGAAGGCTTCACCCACCTGATCCCTACCGCAGCGGGTCATGAAATCATTCGTCAGGGCAAGAAAGATCTGACGCTGGTGCGGATGACCCCCGACCTGATCTACGACCAACTGATCGGCGCCGGTTGCGCACGCAAGCTGATTTTTTCCTGGGGCGGTAACCCGGGCGTCGGTTCGCTGCACCGTCTGCGCGATGCGGTCGAGAAACAGTGGCCGCATGCGCTGGAAATCGAAGAACACAGCCACGCCGACCTGGCCAACGCCTACGTCGCGGGCGCGTCCGGCCTGCCGTTCGCGGTGCTGCGCGCCTACGCTGGCTCCGACCTGCCGAAGGTCAACCCGCTGATCAAAACCGTCACCTGCCCGTTCACCGGCGAAGTGCTCGCGGCCGTGCCGTCGGTGCGCCCGGACGTCACCGTGATCCATGCGCAGAAAGCCGACCGCAAAGGCAACGTGCTGCTGTGGGGCATTCTTGGCGTGCAGAAAGAAGCCGCGTTGGCGGCCAAGCGCTGCATCGTCACCGTCGAAGAAGTCGTCGACGATCTCAACGCACCGATGAACGCCTGCGTGCTGCCGACCTGGGCGCTGAGCGCGGTCTGCCATGTGCCCGGCGGCGCGCATCCGTCCTACGCTCACGGTTACACCGAGCGTGACAATCGGTTCTATCAGGCGTGGGACCCGATCGCTCGGGACCGTGAGACGTTTACCGCGTGGATCGACGAATACATCCATGGCTGCGCTGATTTCAGCGAATTCCAGGCCAGGTTGGCCGCTGCTTCGGAGGCCAAGTAA
- a CDS encoding CoA-transferase subunit beta, whose amino-acid sequence MTYTTNEMMTVAAARRLKNGSVCFVGIGLPSKAANLARLTSSPDVVLIYESGPIGAKPSVLPLSIGDGELAETADTVVPTGEIFRYWLQGGRIDVGFLGAAQVDRFGNINTTVVGDYFSPKVRLPGAGGAPEIAGSAKSVLIILKQSARSFVDKLDFITSVGHGEGGDSRKRLGLPGAGPVGIITDLCIMEPEQGTHEFVVTALHPGVTREQVVAATGWAIRFADSVETTAEPTEVELTALRDLEARTAAAHGQAPGEA is encoded by the coding sequence ATGACTTACACCACCAATGAAATGATGACCGTTGCCGCGGCGCGGCGCCTGAAGAACGGCTCGGTGTGCTTCGTCGGCATCGGTCTGCCATCGAAAGCCGCCAACCTTGCGCGTCTGACTTCGTCGCCGGATGTGGTGCTGATCTACGAGTCGGGCCCGATTGGTGCCAAGCCGAGCGTGTTGCCGCTGTCCATCGGTGACGGCGAGCTGGCCGAGACTGCAGACACCGTGGTCCCGACCGGTGAGATTTTTCGCTACTGGCTGCAGGGCGGACGCATCGATGTCGGTTTTCTCGGTGCCGCGCAGGTCGACCGTTTCGGCAACATCAACACCACCGTGGTCGGCGATTACTTCTCGCCGAAAGTGCGCCTGCCGGGTGCCGGTGGCGCGCCGGAGATCGCCGGTTCGGCGAAAAGCGTGTTGATCATCCTTAAACAGTCGGCGCGTTCGTTTGTCGACAAGCTCGATTTCATCACTTCGGTCGGCCATGGCGAGGGCGGCGATTCACGCAAGCGTCTGGGCCTGCCGGGCGCCGGACCGGTGGGAATCATCACCGACCTGTGCATCATGGAGCCGGAGCAGGGCACCCATGAATTTGTGGTGACCGCGCTGCATCCGGGCGTGACCCGCGAGCAAGTGGTCGCCGCCACCGGTTGGGCGATCCGTTTTGCCGACTCTGTTGAAACCACCGCTGAGCCGACCGAAGTCGAGCTGACCGCGCTGCGCGATCTCGAAGCGCGCACCGCCGCCGCCCACGGTCAGGCACCGGGAGAAGCATGA
- the pcaF gene encoding 3-oxoadipyl-CoA thiolase, with the protein MMRDVYICDAIRTPIGRFGGGLSAVRADDLAAIPIKALMERNPSVDWNAVDEVFLGCANQAGEDNRNVARMALLLAGLPDSVPGVTLNRLCASGMDAIGTAFRAIASGEMELAIAGGVESMSRAPFVMGKADAAFSRNMKLEDTTIGWRFINPLMKAQYGVDAMPQTADNVADDHKVSREDQDAFALRSQQRTAAAQAAGYFAEEIVEVRIAHKKGETVVSQDEHPRADTTIEALARLKPVNGADKTVTAGNASGVNDGAAAMILASAEAVKKHGLTARAKVLGMASAGVAPRVMGIGPVPAVRKLTERLGVAVSDFDVIELNEAFASQGLAVLRGLGLADDAAQVNPNGGAIALGHPLGMSGARLVLTALHHLEKTGGKKGLATMCVGVGQGLALAIERV; encoded by the coding sequence ATGATGCGTGACGTGTATATCTGCGACGCGATTCGCACCCCCATCGGCCGTTTCGGCGGTGGCTTGTCCGCCGTGCGCGCCGACGATCTGGCCGCCATACCGATCAAGGCGCTCATGGAGCGCAACCCCTCGGTCGACTGGAACGCGGTCGACGAGGTGTTCCTCGGCTGCGCCAACCAGGCCGGCGAAGACAACCGCAACGTCGCGCGCATGGCCCTGTTGTTGGCAGGTCTGCCGGACAGCGTGCCGGGCGTGACGCTCAATCGCCTCTGCGCTTCGGGCATGGACGCGATTGGTACGGCTTTCCGGGCAATTGCCAGCGGCGAGATGGAGCTGGCGATTGCCGGCGGCGTCGAGTCGATGTCGCGCGCGCCGTTCGTGATGGGCAAGGCTGACGCGGCGTTCTCGCGCAACATGAAACTGGAAGACACCACCATTGGCTGGCGTTTCATCAACCCGTTGATGAAAGCGCAATATGGCGTCGACGCGATGCCGCAAACCGCTGACAACGTCGCCGACGACCATAAAGTCTCGCGCGAAGATCAGGACGCGTTCGCCCTGCGCAGTCAGCAACGTACCGCCGCCGCGCAGGCCGCCGGCTACTTCGCTGAAGAAATCGTCGAGGTGCGCATCGCTCACAAGAAGGGCGAAACCGTGGTCAGCCAGGACGAACACCCGCGCGCCGACACTACGATTGAAGCGCTGGCCAGGCTGAAACCGGTCAACGGTGCGGACAAAACCGTTACCGCCGGCAATGCTTCCGGGGTCAACGATGGCGCCGCTGCAATGATTCTGGCTTCTGCCGAAGCGGTGAAAAAACACGGCCTCACCGCCCGCGCAAAAGTGCTCGGCATGGCCAGCGCCGGCGTCGCGCCGCGGGTTATGGGTATCGGCCCGGTGCCGGCGGTGCGCAAACTCACTGAGCGCCTCGGTGTGGCGGTCAGCGATTTCGACGTGATCGAACTCAACGAAGCGTTTGCCAGCCAGGGTCTGGCGGTGTTGCGTGGACTGGGGCTGGCGGATGACGCGGCGCAGGTCAACCCGAACGGCGGCGCAATTGCCCTCGGCCACCCGTTGGGCATGAGCGGTGCGCGATTGGTGTTGACCGCTCTGCACCATCTGGAAAAGACCGGCGGCAAGAAAGGTCTGGCGACCATGTGCGTCGGTGTTGGCCAAGGTCTGGCCCTGGCCATCGAACGCGTCTGA
- the pcaH gene encoding protocatechuate 3,4-dioxygenase subunit beta yields MTDKPGYRRPQAGTQPDYLHPTYQSTNLRSPSKPLVHLPHSLSEITGPTIGAERLVENDHDLTAQHEGEPLGERIIVHGRVLDEDGLPVPGILVEIWQANAAGRYNHARDLHDAPLDPNFTGTGRTVTDADGWYQFQTIKPGAYPWGNHHNAWRPAHIHFSLFGPSILTRLVTQMYFPGDPLLAYDPIYNCVPDTSAKERLIAAFDLEKTIPSYALAYRWDIVLRGREATPMEK; encoded by the coding sequence ATGACTGACAAGCCTGGTTACCGTCGCCCGCAGGCAGGCACCCAGCCTGATTACCTGCACCCGACCTACCAATCCACCAACCTGCGCTCGCCGTCCAAGCCATTGGTGCATCTGCCGCACTCGCTGTCGGAAATCACCGGGCCGACCATTGGCGCCGAGCGCCTGGTGGAGAATGACCACGACCTGACCGCGCAGCACGAAGGCGAGCCGTTGGGCGAGCGCATCATCGTTCACGGCCGTGTGCTCGATGAAGACGGTCTGCCGGTGCCAGGGATTCTGGTGGAGATCTGGCAGGCCAATGCCGCCGGTCGCTACAACCATGCTCGCGACCTGCACGACGCGCCGCTGGACCCGAACTTCACCGGCACCGGGCGCACGGTCACCGACGCCGATGGCTGGTACCAGTTCCAGACCATCAAGCCCGGCGCCTATCCATGGGGCAACCACCACAATGCGTGGCGTCCGGCGCATATCCACTTTTCGCTGTTCGGGCCGAGCATTCTCACCCGCCTGGTCACGCAGATGTACTTCCCCGGCGACCCGCTGCTGGCGTACGACCCGATCTACAACTGCGTGCCGGACACCTCGGCCAAGGAACGCCTGATCGCTGCTTTCGATCTGGAAAAAACCATTCCGTCCTACGCCCTCGCTTACCGTTGGGACATCGTGCTGCGCGGGCGTGAAGCCACGCCGATGGAGAAATAA